A window from Candidatus Gracilibacteria bacterium encodes these proteins:
- a CDS encoding PD-(D/E)XK nuclease family protein translates to MSKYYNPHRTRNLYDPKSSEPFRISRSKIDLFIKCPRCFYLDRRLGVGQPPGYPFSLNSAVDTLLKKEFDLHRAKGTAHPLMEAYGLEAVPLVDERMDEWRDSLRRGITYEFPGTNLVLTGGVDDVWVKPDGELLIVDYKATSKEEEVSLDAEWQDGYKRQMEIYQWLFRRNGFRVSDTGYFVYCNGDTDKAAFDGKLEFSIKLIPYTGDDGWIEGVVGALYKCLQGGEIPASGKECDFCAYREAVKGVEHL, encoded by the coding sequence ATGTCCAAATACTACAATCCTCACCGCACGCGGAATCTCTACGATCCTAAGTCGTCGGAGCCGTTTCGAATCAGTCGCTCTAAAATCGACCTGTTCATAAAATGTCCGAGGTGTTTTTATTTGGATCGGAGGTTGGGAGTGGGGCAGCCGCCGGGGTATCCGTTTTCGTTGAATTCGGCGGTGGATACGCTGCTGAAGAAAGAGTTTGATCTGCATAGGGCGAAAGGGACGGCGCATCCGTTGATGGAGGCGTATGGGCTGGAGGCCGTGCCGCTGGTGGATGAGCGAATGGATGAGTGGAGGGATTCGTTGCGGAGAGGAATTACCTATGAGTTTCCGGGGACGAATCTTGTGCTGACGGGAGGAGTGGATGATGTGTGGGTGAAGCCGGATGGCGAGCTGCTGATTGTGGACTACAAGGCGACTTCCAAAGAAGAGGAGGTTTCGCTCGATGCGGAGTGGCAGGACGGCTACAAGCGGCAGATGGAAATTTATCAATGGCTGTTTAGGAGGAATGGCTTTCGCGTTTCGGACACGGGCTACTTTGTGTACTGCAACGGCGACACGGACAAGGCCGCGTTTGATGGGAAATTGGAGTTCAGCATTAAGCTGATTCCGTATACCGGCGACGATGGGTGGATTGAGGGTGTTGTGGGGGCTTTGTATAAGTGTTTGCAGGGCGGAGAGATTCCGGCATCCGGCAAAGAGTGCGACTTTTGCGCGTACCGGGAGGCGGTGAAAGGGGTGGAGCACTTGTAA
- the dinD gene encoding DNA damage-inducible protein D, translating to MIKNLSPMSPNKGFEDIKKVDEHGVEYWEARELMVILEYSKWSNFENVIEKAKTACSLSEQPVEDHFADISKVIKGGKGAIQSIPDYKLSRYACYLIAQNGDSTKEPIALAQTYFATQTRKQELLEALTDDEKRLLTRDEVTNHNKKLFKTAQDSGVRNFGKFNDAGYLGLYGLTNKQIQEQKQIGDDKILDRAGATELAANLFRITQTDEQLRSKLQEGEAIGESRASKAHFIVGGKVRKAIKDIGGTMPEDLSAQEHIDEVKKRIGGKKTLKVDVTSPQITKAKLLKD from the coding sequence ATGATCAAAAATTTAAGCCCTATGTCTCCGAATAAAGGTTTTGAAGACATCAAAAAAGTTGACGAGCACGGCGTGGAATATTGGGAAGCGAGAGAATTGATGGTGATTTTAGAATATAGCAAGTGGAGTAATTTTGAGAATGTCATCGAAAAAGCAAAAACTGCATGTTCGTTAAGTGAACAACCTGTTGAGGATCACTTTGCCGACATCAGCAAAGTGATAAAAGGCGGCAAAGGAGCCATTCAGTCAATACCTGACTATAAGCTTTCCAGGTACGCTTGTTACCTTATTGCTCAAAATGGAGATTCGACGAAAGAGCCTATTGCGCTGGCTCAAACCTATTTTGCCACTCAAACCAGGAAACAAGAACTCCTTGAGGCCTTAACGGATGATGAAAAAAGGCTTTTAACCCGAGATGAGGTCACAAATCATAATAAAAAACTGTTCAAAACAGCCCAGGATTCCGGAGTAAGAAATTTCGGTAAGTTCAATGATGCTGGTTATTTGGGCTTATACGGGCTAACTAATAAACAAATACAAGAGCAAAAACAGATTGGTGACGATAAAATACTTGATAGAGCTGGTGCCACAGAGTTAGCGGCTAACCTCTTTAGGATAACTCAGACTGATGAACAGCTAAGATCGAAATTGCAAGAGGGAGAGGCCATTGGTGAGAGTCGTGCCTCAAAAGCCCATTTTATTGTGGGTGGAAAAGTCAGAAAGGCTATAAAAGACATCGGAGGGACCATGCCCGAGGATTTATCCGCCCAAGAACACATAGACGAAGTGAAAAAAAGAATTGGGGGCAAGAAGACTCTGAAAGTTGATGTGACTTCACCTCAAATCACAAAAGCAAAATTACTTAAGGATTAG
- a CDS encoding HsdR family type I site-specific deoxyribonuclease yields MIIQANFDEAKQSQLPAVELLVNMGYKYLSPAEVDAQRSGDHSKFILKDIAFKKLMEINWYDDMGIDCLFSEKNVRTAIQELENIPLEGLMDTSRDVYHTLTSSSGKTLKEFIDGKIESFDFKFIDFENIENNDFHVTVEFCAEGKQGIRPDIVLFVNGIPFAIIENKKSGTKVEEALSQMNRNQGPEYCPKLFVYPQLLIGTNKTELLYGTTGTPNKFYARWKEKEDPQFDEKVSGLISKPIESELYAQICADLNGATLAHKQITDRLLTEQDKGIVALLEPKRMLDLAKNFMLYDAGIKKVSRYQQYFAIHKSLKTIEVEKEGPAGLRRNGGLIWHTQGSGKSLTMVMFVKALIEDERIQNPRVIIVTDRKDLNKQIADTFRDCKLKKGVVEATSGQDLLRLIKEKNLNVITTLVHKFESAKKHRAGFIDDSKNIFVLIDEAHRTQGGMANAEMNRTIPNACYIGFTGTPLMKKDKASWLKFGGYIDKYTIDDALSDGVILPLIYEGRYVELTQNKEQIDRQVDRITKELNQEQKRELQKFVDKRVIRNNPQRIAEIAYDIQDHYIKNFQGTGLKAQIVAPSKYSAILFQRAFEGYGEKINSAVIISETTTEEDEKDTHKKEVSEFLKTINHNFRDLASYEKQKINSFKKNDEGVEILIVVDKLLTGFDAPRNTVLYLAKDLKDHNLLQAIARVNRIYENKKSPKTAGFIIDYSENAKNIDTAMKLFGNYDDEDVKNTLIDVIAKRTELEFSYDALHEMFKELKGSKDDEVYIQKLSDEQERALFYRALNTFIRQFNECLALQDFSIGFPHLDMYKQDLKKFLELRKTVTLKYADTDDFSEYKLQLVKILDQYIDAKQVEVLTKQISINDTEAFSEAIANLGSNKSKAEAIAAQVQRTITEEAREKDPEFYHRFSEKISKLLQKLREGKIADVEALNEIKEIKVQVLHKEDEEIPAKIKEKIGADIFYRNLKDILVKYEVEEDLIVDIILDIFNILKAETIVDWHKNAEVKRVITNKLDDYLYDTVKTQKAIGLSDEDLQTLLSTIIDLATSNYEIFRQGK; encoded by the coding sequence ATGATCATCCAAGCAAATTTTGATGAAGCGAAGCAATCACAGCTCCCTGCAGTGGAACTGTTGGTTAATATGGGCTACAAATACCTTTCTCCGGCGGAAGTAGATGCGCAGCGCAGTGGTGATCACTCCAAGTTTATCTTGAAAGATATTGCCTTCAAAAAGTTGATGGAGATCAACTGGTACGATGACATGGGGATTGATTGTTTATTCAGTGAGAAAAATGTCCGTACCGCCATTCAGGAGCTTGAAAACATCCCTTTGGAAGGGCTTATGGATACTTCGCGAGATGTTTATCATACTTTGACATCTTCGAGTGGAAAAACCCTCAAAGAGTTTATTGATGGCAAGATTGAATCTTTTGATTTCAAATTCATTGATTTTGAAAATATTGAAAACAATGACTTCCATGTGACTGTGGAGTTTTGTGCTGAAGGCAAACAAGGCATACGACCCGATATTGTGCTTTTTGTGAATGGAATACCTTTTGCTATTATCGAGAACAAAAAATCCGGAACAAAAGTTGAGGAAGCTTTAAGCCAGATGAATAGAAATCAGGGGCCGGAATACTGCCCAAAACTTTTTGTTTATCCTCAACTTTTAATTGGCACGAATAAAACCGAACTTTTATATGGAACAACAGGGACTCCAAACAAGTTTTACGCGCGTTGGAAAGAAAAAGAAGACCCCCAGTTTGACGAGAAAGTAAGCGGACTCATTTCCAAGCCTATTGAAAGTGAGCTTTATGCGCAAATTTGTGCTGATCTAAATGGTGCTACTTTGGCTCACAAACAAATAACCGATAGGCTTTTAACCGAGCAAGACAAAGGTATAGTGGCTCTTTTGGAACCAAAAAGAATGCTCGATCTCGCCAAAAATTTCATGCTTTATGATGCTGGAATTAAAAAAGTTTCTCGCTATCAACAGTATTTTGCGATTCATAAGAGTTTGAAAACTATCGAAGTAGAAAAAGAAGGCCCTGCAGGTTTAAGAAGAAATGGAGGTTTAATATGGCATACGCAGGGCTCGGGCAAGTCTCTGACTATGGTGATGTTTGTAAAAGCTTTAATTGAGGATGAACGCATCCAAAATCCTCGGGTTATTATTGTTACAGACAGAAAGGATCTCAATAAACAAATAGCGGACACATTCCGTGACTGTAAGCTCAAAAAAGGTGTAGTTGAAGCGACAAGTGGCCAAGACCTTTTAAGATTGATTAAAGAGAAAAATCTCAATGTAATAACTACCTTGGTTCATAAATTTGAAAGTGCAAAAAAACACCGAGCGGGTTTTATTGACGATTCAAAGAATATTTTTGTACTTATCGATGAGGCCCATCGCACACAAGGAGGAATGGCCAACGCAGAGATGAACCGAACCATCCCAAACGCCTGTTATATCGGATTTACAGGCACTCCGTTGATGAAAAAAGACAAAGCCAGTTGGCTTAAATTTGGTGGATATATAGATAAATATACGATTGATGACGCTTTAAGTGATGGCGTAATTTTGCCTCTCATTTATGAAGGCCGTTATGTGGAATTGACTCAAAATAAGGAGCAGATTGATCGACAGGTTGACCGCATTACCAAAGAGCTGAACCAAGAGCAAAAGCGTGAACTCCAAAAATTTGTAGACAAGCGTGTTATTCGTAACAATCCACAAAGAATTGCGGAAATTGCCTATGATATTCAGGATCACTATATCAAGAATTTTCAGGGGACTGGCTTGAAAGCTCAAATTGTTGCTCCTTCGAAGTACTCCGCCATTTTATTCCAGAGAGCTTTTGAGGGGTATGGAGAGAAAATCAACTCCGCAGTAATAATTTCCGAAACAACGACTGAAGAAGATGAGAAGGACACGCATAAAAAAGAGGTCTCCGAGTTTCTCAAGACGATAAACCACAATTTTAGGGATCTCGCTTCTTATGAAAAACAAAAAATCAACAGCTTCAAAAAGAACGATGAGGGGGTAGAAATTCTTATTGTTGTAGACAAGCTACTCACAGGCTTCGATGCGCCGAGAAATACCGTCCTCTATCTGGCTAAAGACCTCAAAGACCATAATCTACTTCAAGCCATTGCTAGGGTGAATCGAATTTATGAAAATAAAAAATCTCCGAAAACAGCAGGTTTCATTATCGATTACTCCGAAAATGCAAAGAATATCGATACGGCAATGAAACTGTTTGGGAACTATGACGATGAAGATGTTAAAAATACCCTAATCGATGTGATAGCCAAGAGAACGGAACTTGAATTTAGTTATGACGCACTGCATGAGATGTTCAAGGAGCTTAAAGGCTCAAAGGATGATGAAGTTTACATCCAAAAGTTGTCAGACGAGCAAGAACGCGCCCTTTTCTACAGGGCACTCAACACATTCATACGGCAATTTAATGAATGCCTTGCCCTTCAGGACTTCTCAATTGGATTCCCGCACCTGGATATGTATAAACAAGATCTCAAAAAATTTCTGGAATTGAGAAAAACTGTAACTCTCAAGTATGCCGACACAGACGATTTTTCTGAGTACAAACTGCAGCTTGTCAAAATCCTTGACCAATACATTGATGCTAAACAGGTCGAGGTGTTGACGAAGCAAATCAGTATTAATGATACGGAAGCGTTCTCCGAGGCGATAGCCAATTTGGGCTCAAATAAATCGAAGGCTGAAGCGATAGCCGCACAGGTTCAAAGGACAATTACTGAAGAAGCGAGAGAAAAAGATCCCGAGTTCTATCATCGTTTTTCCGAAAAAATATCAAAACTCTTACAGAAATTGAGAGAAGGTAAAATTGCTGATGTTGAGGCCTTAAATGAGATCAAGGAAATCAAGGTACAGGTTTTACATAAAGAGGATGAGGAAATTCCCGCCAAGATCAAAGAGAAGATCGGTGCTGATATTTTCTATAGAAATCTGAAAGACATTCTGGTCAAGTATGAGGTTGAGGAAGACTTAATTGTTGATATCATTTTGGACATATTCAATATCTTGAAAGCTGAAACCATTGTTGATTGGCATAAAAATGCCGAGGTCAAAAGGGTCATTACTAACAAATTGGATGACTATCTGTACGACACGGTTAAAACTCAAAAAGCTATAGGACTTAGCGACGAAGACTTACAGACTCTGCTTTCAACAATCATTGATCTCGCTACCAGTAACTATGAAATTTTTCGCCAATGAAAATAA
- a CDS encoding type I restriction-modification system subunit M codes for MSDSTTQEHLNKVLWSAADSSRTSLDAAVYKDYVLAMLFFKYLSDLAKKEHQKLQDRLGNDEGRIQEKMKSSRFYLPPDSSFDYIYSIHEKDNIGEEMNKVMHRIEENNKGKLEGIFSGLDFNSESTLGKVEQRNKMIRHLINDFHTIDLSSMDDDVIGNAYMYMIGQFGSQAGKKAGEFFTPRHISRLLAKLAQPKEGARICDPACGSGGLLLLAGEEIEKQGSKNYALYGQESTGSTYQLARMNMFLHGKDSTRLEWGDTLNNPLLVEDDRLMKFDVVIANPPFSLKKWGAENAENDKYNRFFRGVPPKDKGDFAFITHMVETAKAKSGRVAVIVPHGVLFRGGAEGKIRQSLIEENSVDAVIGLPAGLFQTTGIPVAILILDRSRETGGANEKRKDILFIEASKEFKQGKAQNSLSEENIDKIYNTYANREEIDKFSRKVMLAEIKENDYNLNITRYVDTFEEEEEIDIAANLAELKKLEPELQRLEKEMEGHLKMLNIS; via the coding sequence ATGAGCGATTCAACGACTCAAGAACATTTAAACAAAGTCCTCTGGAGTGCTGCGGACTCTTCCCGTACTTCCTTGGATGCTGCGGTATACAAAGACTATGTTTTGGCCATGCTTTTCTTTAAGTATCTAAGTGATCTTGCAAAGAAGGAGCATCAAAAACTCCAAGATCGTCTTGGCAATGATGAAGGCCGTATTCAGGAGAAAATGAAGTCCAGCCGATTCTATCTCCCTCCAGATTCTTCCTTTGATTACATCTACTCGATTCACGAAAAAGACAATATCGGAGAAGAGATGAATAAAGTGATGCACCGAATAGAAGAGAATAATAAAGGAAAACTTGAAGGAATTTTTAGCGGTTTGGACTTCAATTCAGAATCGACTCTGGGAAAAGTTGAGCAGCGCAACAAGATGATTCGCCATCTTATAAATGACTTTCATACGATTGATCTGAGCAGCATGGACGATGATGTGATCGGAAACGCCTACATGTACATGATCGGTCAATTTGGATCACAAGCCGGAAAGAAAGCGGGTGAGTTTTTCACACCACGTCATATTTCACGATTATTGGCAAAACTTGCTCAGCCCAAAGAAGGTGCCCGTATTTGTGATCCGGCCTGTGGATCAGGGGGTCTTCTGTTATTGGCTGGAGAAGAAATCGAAAAGCAGGGATCTAAAAACTACGCCTTATATGGGCAGGAAAGCACCGGTTCAACTTATCAGTTGGCGCGTATGAACATGTTCCTGCACGGCAAGGATTCCACAAGGCTTGAATGGGGCGATACTTTAAACAACCCTTTACTTGTTGAAGATGATCGTTTGATGAAATTTGATGTAGTAATAGCGAACCCCCCTTTCTCTCTCAAAAAATGGGGAGCTGAGAATGCAGAAAACGACAAATATAACCGTTTCTTCCGTGGTGTTCCTCCGAAGGATAAAGGTGACTTCGCTTTCATTACACATATGGTGGAAACCGCCAAAGCTAAGAGCGGCCGAGTGGCTGTAATTGTACCTCACGGAGTCTTATTCCGAGGAGGAGCTGAAGGCAAAATTCGACAATCCCTCATAGAAGAAAATAGTGTTGACGCCGTCATCGGTCTTCCTGCCGGACTTTTTCAAACAACCGGTATTCCTGTCGCCATTTTGATTTTAGATAGATCACGAGAAACAGGCGGTGCCAACGAAAAGAGGAAAGACATCCTGTTCATAGAAGCCTCAAAAGAATTCAAGCAGGGTAAAGCCCAAAATTCGTTGAGTGAAGAAAATATTGATAAAATCTACAATACTTACGCAAATCGTGAAGAAATCGACAAGTTTTCCAGGAAAGTGATGTTGGCAGAGATCAAAGAAAATGACTACAACCTGAATATCACAAGATATGTGGACACTTTTGAGGAGGAAGAAGAAATCGACATCGCAGCAAACCTAGCTGAACTTAAAAAGCTCGAACCAGAACTTCAAAGGCTGGAAAAAGAGATGGAGGGACATCTCAAAATGTTGAATATTTCTTAA
- a CDS encoding restriction endonuclease subunit S — protein MTMIKTTIPKEWKITKAFECIDVRDGTHATPKPVTDGIPLITSKNIIKGKLTLVDFYNVSNEDAREINKRSQVVIGDILISMIGTVGEAAIIIDKPNFVVKNVGIFKTGSKEILSSFLVKQFHSKYLQNKIQSLSSGGIQKFISLGQLRKLPILLPPLPEQEKIVEVLETWNSYLDKLAEAIELKKKVKKGLMESLLSGKTQLKGFNDSWHKIKLSEACTINPKSNILPTEFVYIDLESVEKGLLKKERIIKLENAPSRAQRKLKKRDILFQMVRPYQKNNLYFTRDGDYVASTGYAQIRTQNNPEFLYHILHTETFVNRVLDKCTGSNYPAINSTDLGEIEIKLPIIEEQTAIAQILTAADQEIEALEKRKGLIEQQRRFLLNNMITGKLRLPEFIKNKPSDRFADLNKTIKKSKL, from the coding sequence ATGACTATGATTAAAACAACAATACCAAAAGAATGGAAAATTACTAAAGCATTTGAATGTATTGATGTTCGCGATGGCACACATGCTACGCCTAAGCCAGTAACAGATGGAATCCCTTTGATTACATCAAAGAACATCATTAAGGGTAAACTAACTTTAGTTGATTTTTATAACGTTAGTAATGAGGATGCTCGTGAAATAAATAAAAGATCTCAAGTCGTTATTGGAGATATTTTGATTTCAATGATTGGTACAGTTGGTGAGGCTGCTATTATAATAGATAAGCCCAATTTTGTAGTTAAAAATGTTGGAATTTTCAAAACAGGAAGCAAAGAAATCTTATCTAGTTTTCTAGTAAAGCAATTTCATTCAAAATATTTACAAAATAAAATCCAGTCACTTTCGAGTGGGGGGATTCAAAAGTTTATTTCACTTGGACAACTTCGAAAGCTTCCAATTTTACTACCTCCTCTTCCCGAACAAGAAAAAATCGTCGAAGTCCTCGAAACTTGGAACAGCTATCTCGACAAGCTTGCAGAGGCAATTGAGCTGAAAAAGAAAGTCAAAAAAGGATTGATGGAGAGCTTGTTGAGTGGCAAAACTCAATTGAAAGGATTCAATGATTCTTGGCATAAAATAAAATTAAGTGAGGCTTGTACAATTAATCCTAAGAGCAATATTCTACCTACAGAATTTGTTTATATCGATCTTGAAAGTGTTGAAAAGGGTTTGTTGAAAAAAGAAAGAATTATTAAATTGGAAAATGCGCCAAGTAGAGCTCAGAGGAAACTAAAGAAGAGAGATATTTTGTTCCAAATGGTAAGGCCATATCAAAAGAATAACTTGTATTTCACGAGAGATGGTGATTACGTCGCTTCAACCGGCTATGCGCAAATACGAACTCAAAATAACCCTGAATTTTTATACCATATTCTACACACAGAAACATTTGTTAATCGGGTTTTGGATAAATGCACTGGATCAAACTATCCAGCGATAAATTCTACAGATCTAGGTGAAATTGAGATCAAGTTGCCAATCATCGAAGAGCAAACCGCCATTGCCCAAATTCTCACCGCCGCAGATCAAGAAATTGAAGCGCTAGAAAAGAGAAAGGGATTAATTGAGCAACAGAGAAGATTCTTACTCAATAATATGATTACTGGGAAATTAAGACTACCCGAATTTATCAAGAACAAGCCTTCAGATCGTTTTGCTGACCTCAACAAAACGATAAAAAAATCTAAACTCTAA
- a CDS encoding AAA family ATPase, which yields MKIQSLEIKDFPPIKNLKFENLGDIVIIAGANGSGKTRLKGALVQTLQGDSQLTLTVLATREEETTAFRGTSITTQQGQVNQSLQQYIQNRRFGGRARYVGSLVQIDSDRNIKTVNYPQVNWLGSDPDDSDTPYNWGYGNFTSRWQDFMTYIYQKYAVRDKKLADELKKNPSEGERIIQENPDPLDKYKEIFVQLLPGKELQDIKPESPREFQYKDTTGNILPFSSLSSGEQEVVKVIFDVARKDIKHSVIIVDEPELHLHPTLAFKLIETLKTIGDHTNQFIFLTHSADLISTYYSTGDVYFIDSVQTGSNQAHKLSELNHSHKELVQLIGENLGLFAVGKKLVFVEGEGSSLDRLTYHAIAQKYLPEAKIVPIGSVEKLIALNAFEQEIRNSIFGIDLYLIRDRDGLSDEQISTVETSGKIKCLKKRHLENYFLDSEILFKVAERFCITAKKTDLTQTFIETKIKEIATESLKLNLLQNTKEYLALNHGFEISTIRAVETKDLDTIKLEMISSTLSSISKLSTDLSEENLKQWMDSEQARLEAALSSDNWKNEFQGKEIFSIFCGRIFEEDKIKVRKAYVEIALEEKPAIFDDMKVIFESFK from the coding sequence ATGAAAATACAGTCACTAGAAATCAAAGATTTTCCGCCGATTAAAAATCTAAAGTTTGAAAATTTAGGTGATATCGTGATAATTGCGGGAGCAAATGGGTCGGGGAAAACGAGACTAAAAGGAGCGTTAGTACAAACTTTGCAAGGAGACTCACAGTTGACGCTAACGGTGCTAGCCACAAGGGAAGAGGAAACTACTGCCTTTCGAGGAACTTCCATTACCACTCAACAAGGACAAGTAAATCAATCTTTACAGCAGTATATACAGAATCGACGTTTTGGAGGCCGGGCTAGATATGTTGGCTCTCTTGTTCAGATTGACTCCGACAGAAATATAAAAACAGTGAACTATCCGCAGGTCAATTGGCTCGGATCAGATCCGGATGACTCGGACACCCCCTATAATTGGGGTTATGGGAACTTTACAAGTAGGTGGCAGGATTTCATGACATATATTTATCAAAAATATGCAGTCCGCGATAAAAAACTTGCAGACGAGCTAAAGAAAAATCCAAGCGAAGGTGAAAGAATCATTCAGGAGAATCCTGATCCATTGGATAAGTACAAGGAAATTTTTGTGCAACTATTACCAGGGAAGGAATTACAGGACATCAAACCAGAATCCCCACGAGAATTTCAATATAAAGACACCACTGGTAATATTTTACCGTTTAGCTCTCTAAGCTCTGGTGAGCAAGAAGTCGTTAAAGTGATTTTTGATGTTGCGAGAAAAGATATAAAACATTCCGTAATTATTGTTGATGAGCCGGAACTACATCTACATCCAACATTGGCTTTTAAGTTAATAGAAACTTTAAAAACCATTGGTGACCATACGAATCAATTTATCTTCCTAACGCACTCTGCTGATTTAATTTCCACATATTATTCTACCGGAGACGTTTATTTTATAGACTCTGTGCAAACGGGTTCAAACCAAGCACATAAGCTTAGCGAGCTTAATCACAGCCATAAAGAACTCGTGCAATTGATTGGAGAGAATCTTGGCCTCTTTGCTGTAGGTAAGAAACTTGTTTTTGTTGAGGGTGAGGGCAGCAGTTTAGACCGTTTGACCTACCATGCAATTGCACAAAAATATCTACCAGAAGCAAAGATTGTACCAATAGGATCCGTTGAAAAATTAATTGCTCTTAATGCATTTGAGCAAGAGATAAGAAATTCAATTTTTGGAATAGATCTTTACCTGATTCGCGATAGGGATGGTCTTTCGGATGAACAAATAAGTACTGTTGAAACTAGCGGTAAAATAAAATGCCTAAAAAAGAGACACCTTGAAAATTATTTCCTGGATTCAGAAATTCTTTTTAAAGTCGCGGAAAGATTTTGTATAACAGCGAAAAAGACAGACCTAACACAGACTTTCATTGAGACGAAAATCAAAGAAATTGCGACCGAATCGCTAAAATTAAATTTGCTACAAAATACCAAGGAATACCTTGCTTTAAATCACGGTTTTGAAATATCGACAATTCGAGCAGTAGAAACAAAAGATTTAGATACAATAAAATTAGAAATGATTAGCAGTACCCTGAGCTCTATATCCAAGTTATCCACAGATTTGTCGGAAGAAAATTTAAAGCAGTGGATGGATTCTGAACAGGCCAGGCTCGAAGCAGCACTCTCGAGCGATAATTGGAAAAATGAATTTCAAGGGAAAGAAATATTTTCTATTTTCTGCGGTAGAATTTTTGAAGAAGATAAGATAAAAGTTAGAAAAGCATATGTTGAAATTGCCTTGGAAGAAAAACCAGCTATTTTTGATGACATGAAGGTAATTTTTGAAAGTTTTAAATAA